One part of the Sardina pilchardus chromosome 5, fSarPil1.1, whole genome shotgun sequence genome encodes these proteins:
- the fam89b gene encoding leucine repeat adapter protein 25: MNGFQSSPPECPAGSVCSIEGLPPLPKGLSGILNSSGGSWRDIEKVYSKRTRIQADISKSRVSDSLGRSKPASLDAALAMLRKEMVGLRQLDMSLLCQLWSLYESIQEYKGAFQDISSSLLSESSFTTENGYSEDEEEEEEEETEGGSRESQDAPRSTLPQPAQNSRDQWIKDSFHIPI, encoded by the exons ATGAACGGTTTCCAGTCCAGTCCGCCGGAGTGTCCAGCGGGAAGCGTCTGTTCGATTGAGGGCTTACCCCCTTTACCGAAGGGCCTGAGCGGTATCCTCAACTCTAGCGGCGGCTCCTGGCGGGACATAGAGAAGGTGTACAGTAAAAGAACACGCATTCAGGCCGACATCAGTAAGTCCCGGGTGAGCGACTCCCTTGGTCGAAGCAAACCCGCAAGCTTGGATGCAGCATTGGCTatgttgcgaaaagaaatg GTGGGCTTAAGACAGTTGGACATGTCTCTACTCTGCCAGCTATGGTCACTCTATGAATCCATCCAGGAGTACAAAGGTGCCTTCCAAGACATCTCGTCCTCTTTGCTATCAGAGAGTTCCTTCACCACTGAAAATGGTTATtctgaggatgaggaagaggaggaagaagaggagactGAAGGAGGAAGCAGAGAGTCTCAGGATGCCCCTCGGTCCACTTTGCCACAGCCAGCCCAGAACTCCCGTGACCAGTGGATCAAAGACTCCTTCCATATCCCCATATAA
- the arr3a gene encoding arrestin 3a, retinal (X-arrestin), translating into MAKVFKKTSGNGQLTLYLGKRDYIDHVENVDTVEGVLKVDPSGLDGKKAWIQLACAFRYGRDDLDVIGLSFRKDIWFQQVQLYPPADHKPSKTAMHEALLTKAGEQGVPFTFNIPTNLPCSVTLQPGEEDKGKACGVDFEVKGYVANAADDPDETVEKKDTCRLVIRKIQFAPDKTGAGPTQETSKNSISVTASLDKEIYYHGEAIPIKVKAKNDGGKPVKKVKVTIDQTTDVVLYSADKYTKNVLSEEFSESLDSGGSLDKTFSVTPVVNKSKQGLALDGRLKDEDTNLASTTVLRPGMEKEVLGILVTYKIKVTLTAGGGGLLGGLTSTDVTVELPVTLMNPKPAAHKV; encoded by the exons ATGGCCAA GGTTTTCAAGAAAACCAGTGGAAATGGCCAG CTGACCCTGTATTTGGGAAAGAGGGACTATATTGACCACGTGGAGAATGTTGACACTGTTG agggtgtcctgaaagttgatccTTCTGGTCTTGATGGCAAGAAAG CTTGGATTCAGCTTGCCTGTGCTTTCCGCTATGGTCGTGATGACCTCGATGTCATTGGTCTGTCCTTCAGAAAAGACATCTGGTTCCAACAGGTACAGTTGTACCCCCCAGCAGATCACAAACCCTCCAAGACTGCGATGCATGAAGCTCTGCTGACCAAAGCTGGTGAACAAGGTGTCCCCTTCACATTCAAC ATCCCAACAAACCTGCCCTGCTCCGTCACACTCCaaccaggagaggaggacaaaGGCAAG GCCTGTGGTGTGGACTTTGAAGTCAAGGGCTATGTTGCCAACGCAGCAGATGATCCTGATGAGACAGTTGAGAAGAA GGATACCTGCCGCCTGGTCATCCGCAAGATTCAGTTTGCTCCTGACAAGACCGGCGCTGGACCCACCCAAGAAACAAGCAAAAATTCTATTAGCGTCACAGCCTCCCTAGATAAGGAG ATCTATTACCACGGCGAGGCAATTCCCATTAAAGTCAAAGCAAAGAATGATGGCGGCAAACCAGTGAAGAAAGTCAAAGTTACCA TTGACCAGACCACAGATGTCGTGCTGTACTCTGCAGACAAATATACCAAGAATGTCTTAAGCGAAGAATTCTC TGAATCATTGGACTCTGGCGGATCACTGGACAAGACTTTCTCCGTCACTCCAGTTGTGAACAAGTCCAAACAAGGCTTGGCTCTGGACGGCAGACTCAAAGACGAGGACACCAACCTGGCCTCAACCACAGT CCTGAGGCCAGGAATGGAGAAGGAGGTTTTGGGAATCTTGGTCACCTACAAAATTAAAGTCACCTTGACGGCAGGTGGTGGAGG TCTGCTGGGAGGTTTGACATCTAC TGATGTGACAGTAGAGCTCCCTGTCACTCTGATGAACCCCAAACCAGCAG CTCACAAGGTGTAG
- the LOC134079656 gene encoding solute carrier family 35 member F4, whose amino-acid sequence MRKVTWGVLLGGCVALSWAGATHSAKQALAGLHAPYFITWFCSVWNLLLFPIYYLGHLLGAEQRLWPTSCFRQCSSFLGDGGVTVRVLLKGAAPFSVLWSLSGYLYLLALHRISTSDASAVLCCSQAFIFLLSWIGLKDRFMGVRIVAAILSITGIVMMAYADGFHSDSIIGVALGVGSASTSALYKVLFRKRVGEFRPGPASVLLSCVGLFSCVLHSWVCVLLYLTHVEYWPPSQAMPWNTLCIMASLLMAFNVLVNLGVALTYPCLISLGVLLSIPASTAVDILVTSSVTQLSQVRIAAAGIIAAGYVMLLLPENWDESTLRCLGKLWPGSWREDSVVVEELTVDSAGATRTKPKPAGVAALSRSGLGGLHETM is encoded by the exons ATGAGGAAGGTGACGTGGGGCGTGCTGCTGGGGGGCTGTGTGGCTCTGTCCTGGGCCGGGGCCACCCACAGCGCCAAGCAGGCCCTGGCTGGACTCCATGCCCCCTACTTCATCACCTGGTTCTGCAGCGTCTGGAACCTGCTCCTCTTCCCCATATACTACCTGGGCCACTTACTGGGAGCCGAGCAGAGACTGTGGCCCACCTCCTGCTTCAG ACAGTGCAGCAGTTTCCTAGGGGACGGCGGAGTGACGGTCAGGGTGCTGCTGAAGGGGGCGGCGCCGTTCTCAGTGCTGTGGAGCCTCTCGGGGTACCTGTACCTCCTGGCCCTCCACCGCATCTCCACCAGCGACGCCAGCGCGGTCCTCTGCTGCAGCCAggccttcatcttcctcctctcctggaTCGGGCTCAAGGACCGCTTCATGGGAGTGAGG ATTGTGGCAGCCATCCTGTCCATTACTGGGATTGTCATGATGGCGTATGCTGACGGTTTCCATAGTGATTCAATAATTGGTGTGGCACTTGGAGTGGGCTCTGCCTCCACATCTGCCTTGTACAAG GTGCTGTTCAGAAAGCGAGTGGGAGAGTTCCGCCCTGGGCCGGCCAGCGTGCTGCTGTCGTGCGTGGGCCTGTTCAGCTGTGTGCTGCactcctgggtgtgtgtgctgctctacCTCACACACGTGGAGTACTGGCCCCCATCTCAGGCCATGCCCTGGAACACACTCTGCATCATGGCCTCACTGTTGATGG CTTTCAACGTGTTGGTGAACCTTGGGGTTGCACTAACATACCCCTGCCTCATCTCTCTCGGGGTCCTTTTGAGTATTCCAGCAAGCACAG CGGTAGATATTTTGGTGACCTCCTCAGTGACCCAGTTAAGTCAAGTGAGAATAGCTGCAGCAGGTATCATTGCAGCCGGTTATGTAATGTTGTTGCTCCCCGAAAACTGGGACGAAAGCACCCTACGCTGCCTTGGAAAGCTCTGGCCTGGAAGCTGGAGAGAGGATAGTGTGGTGGTTGAAGAGCTCACCGTGGACAGTGCTGGAGCTACACGGACAAAACCCAAACCTGCTGGAGTTGCAGCACTTTCTCGATCTGGATTGGGTGGTTTGCATGAAACAATGTGA